One Borrelia coriaceae DNA segment encodes these proteins:
- a CDS encoding DUF1506 family protein, with protein MMTHNNSIRTRLASSASRVISYFKNEETFKLYKGTYAYLEDLSDYQLTYDKNNFEQFTGVFFSIESDELTNLYDSNLYDIKSLHKLYTTSNLEFELKDRISDSNMFYEIVSIDSSIGYLTIILKVIEWK; from the coding sequence TAGTATTAGAACTAGACTAGCAAGCTCAGCATCAAGAGTAATCTCTTACTTTAAGAATGAAGAGACATTTAAGCTCTATAAAGGCACTTATGCTTATTTAGAAGACTTATCAGATTATCAATTGACATATGATAAGAACAACTTTGAGCAGTTTACAGGCGTATTTTTCAGTATAGAATCAGATGAACTTACAAATTTATATGATTCCAATCTTTATGATATAAAGTCGCTTCATAAACTTTATACTACATCTAATTTAGAGTTTGAACTTAAAGATAGAATATCAGATTCTAATATGTTTTATGAAATAGTGAGTATTGACTCTAGTATTGGCTATCTTACTATCATTTTGAAGGTAATAGAATGGAAATAG